In the Brassica napus cultivar Da-Ae chromosome A7, Da-Ae, whole genome shotgun sequence genome, one interval contains:
- the LOC106355973 gene encoding rhomboid-like protein 16, chloroplastic: MHALFSRRFVVGSSSSSQLTKSLMKKKLAFSHSSQSRHILSHLPSSSFVTRFVPSLLSLSEKAHGSGSVLEARAGFFYTQLPPPKPWVFTGFQKRGWKSWFNGANGVVFGLIIANAAVFTMWKVYDREWMIKNFALSLKSFMTGRIHTLITSGFSNVGTSQLIMNMIGLYYFGTRIARTLGPVYLLKLYIAGSLAGSLLFLSAHAVMAILKSQGVSYKGQSKPIGLLGPQGSVYAIALLDMCLYPKVTTYFAFICRVPVMLVILSFENKVLKVLDGEQKRITAGMIHAVGGAMVAAIAWRRIKKGLFSY; encoded by the exons cctcttcttcttcgcaGCTAACTAAAtctctgatgaagaagaagctcgCTTTTTCTCACTCGAGCCAGAGCCGCCATATTCTGAGCCAtcttccttcttcatcttttgtAACCCGCTTTGTTCCATCTCTTCTGTCGCTGTCGGAGAAAGCTCATGGGTCCGGAAGTGTGTTGGAAGCTAGAGCTGGGTTCTTCTATACTCAGCTTCCTCCTCCTAAGCCTTGGGTCTTCACTGGCTTTCAAAAACGTGGATG GAAGTCTTGGTTTAATGGAGCTAATGGCGTTGTCTTCGGACTGATAATAGCTAATGCTGCTGTATTTACTATGTGGAAGGTTTACGACCGGGAATGGATGATCAAAAATTTTGCG CTATCATTGAAAAGCTTTATGACTGGACGTATACACACGCTGATAACTTCGGGGTTCAGTAATGTTGGAACCAGTCAACTCATCATGAACATGATTGGACTCTACTACTTTGGGACCAGA ATCGCAAGAACACTGGGACCGGTCTACCTTTTGAAGCTGTACATTGCGGGATCACTTGCTggctctcttctcttcttaagTGCTCATGCTGTAATGGCAATACTCAAG AGCCAAGGAGTTTCCTACAAGGGTCAATCAAAACCCATTGGACTGCTG GGTCCACAGGGATCTGTATATGCCATTGCACTGCTGGATATGTGCCTCTACCCCAAAGTTACTACATACTTTGCGTTTATTTGCCGAGTACCCGTAATGCTT GTAATCTTATCCTTCGAAAACAAGGTTTTGAAGGTGTTAGAT GGGGAACAGAAGAGAATCACCGCGGGTATGATTCACGCTGTAGGAGGAGCTATGGTTGCAGCCATTGCGTGGAGACGTATTAAGAAAGGTCTATTCAGCTATTGA
- the LOC106355974 gene encoding rhomboid-like protein 17, chloroplastic, whose product MSHLVKFEMNLLEEKDKKKMHAHALFSRRFVVGSSSSSQLTKSLMKKKKLAFSHLSQSRHILSHLLPSSGLASSSSSVGLRSEKIDGFFANTLRRNTHLKLKPGSMLEARARFFDPQLLPKPWVFTGFQKRGWKSWFNAANGVVFGLIIANAAVFAMWNVYDKLWMVKNFVLSLKTLMTGRIHTLITSGFSNVDTSQLILNMFGVYYFGSSIARTLGPVYLLKLYFAGTLAGSLLFISVHGVMAILKSEGVGVSDEDKSTLIALLGPEGSVYAIALLDMCLYPKVTTYFAFILRVPVMLGILGLGHDLLKVLKGEKKSVTIDSMHTGGGAMVAAIAWRQIRKCRFYY is encoded by the exons ATGAGCCATTTGGTAAAATTTGAAATGAATTTGTtggaagaaaaagacaaaaagaaaatgCATGCGCATGCGCTTTTCTCTCGCAGGTTCGTCGttggctcttcttcttcttcgcagCTAACTAAAtctctgatgaagaagaagaagctcgcTTTTTCTCACTTGAGCCAGAGCCGCCATATACTCAGCCACCTccttccttcttctggcctcgcttcttcttcatcttctgttGGATTACGGTCGGAGAAAATCGATGGGTTCTTTGCCAACACGTTGAGGAGAAACACCCATCTGAAGCTGAAACCCGGAAGTATGTTGGAAGCTAGAGCTCGGTTCTTCGATCCTCAGCTTCTTCCTAAGCCTTGGGTTTTCACTGGCTTTCAAAAACGTGGAtg GAAGTCTTGGTTTAATGCAGCTAATGGTGTTGTCTTCGGATTGATAATAGCTAATGCTGCTGTATTTGCTATGTGGAATGTTTACGACAAGCTATGGATGGTCAAAAATTTTGTG CTATCATTGAAAACCTTGATGACTGGACGTATACACACGCTGATAACTTCGGGTTTTAGTAATGTTGACACCAGTCAACTCATCCTTAACATGTTTGGAGTCTACTACTTTGGGTCCAGC ATCGCAAGAACATTGGGACCGGTCTACCTTTTGAAGCTGTACTTTGCTGGAACACTTGCTGGCTCTCTTCTCTTCATAAGTGTGCATGGTGTAATGGCAATActcaag AGCGAAGGAGTAGGAGTTTCCGACGAGGATAAATCAACGCTCATTGCACTGCTG GGTCCAGAGGGATCTGTCTATGCCATTGCACTGCTGGATATGTGCCTCTACCCCAAAGTTACTACATACTTTGCGTTTATTCTCCGAGTACCCGTAATGCTT GGAATCTTAGGCCTAGGACATGacttgttaaaggtgctaaag GGGGAGAAGAAGAGTGTCACCATTGATTCGATGCACACGGGAGGAGGAGCTATGGTTGCAGCTATTGCATGGAGGCAGATTAGGAAATGTCGATTCTACTATTGA
- the LOC106357265 gene encoding LOW QUALITY PROTEIN: rhomboid-like protein 16, chloroplastic (The sequence of the model RefSeq protein was modified relative to this genomic sequence to represent the inferred CDS: inserted 1 base in 1 codon), protein MHTILPRRFVVFGCCSWQLTKSLMMEKKPTFSYTSHSHHNHFLSHLLPSGIASSSSEIHGFFASTLRRYTHLKLKPGSLLESRAGFFDPQLPPKPWGFTGFQKRGWKSWFNATNGVVLGLILANLSSYTFMSGRIHTLITSGFSNVGTSQLIVNMIGXYYFGTSIARTLGPVYLLKLYFAGSLAGSLLFISVHGVMAVLKSYGVSFKDQSKLNLLFLGAEGPLYAITLLDIFLYPKVTTYFAFIFRIPIIMGILALGQDLVKVLEGKKKSLTIASIHMGGGAMVAAIAWRQIRKGRFYY, encoded by the exons ATGCATACGATTTTGCCTCGGAGGTTCGTTGTCTTTGGCTGTTGTTCTTGGCAGCTAACTAAATCTCTAATGATGGAGAAGAAGCCCACTTTTTCTTACACAAGCCATAGCCACCATAATCATTTCCTGAGCCATCTCCTTCCTTCTGGCATCGCGTCTTCTTCATCAGAGATTCATGGGTTCTTTGCCAGCACGTTGAGGAGATATACCCATTTGAAGCTGAAACCCGGAAGTCTCTTGGAGTCTAGAGCTGGGTTCTTCGATCCTCAGCTTCCTCCTAAGCCTTGGGGTTTCACTGGCTTTCAAAAACGTGGATG GAAGTCTTGGTTTAATGCAACTAATGGAGTTGTTCTCGGGTTAATTTTAGCTAAT CTATCATCGTACACCTTTATGTCTGGACGAATACACACGCTGATAACTTCGGGTTTTAGTAATGTTGGAACCAGTCAACTCATCGTTAACATGATTG CCTACTACTTTGGAACCAGC ATCGCAAGAACCTTGGGACCGGTCTACCTTTTGAAGCTGTACTTTGCTGGATCACTTGCTGGCTCTCTTCTCTTCATAAGTGTGCATGGTGTTATGGCAGTACTCAAG AGCTACGGAGTTTCATTCAAGGATCAATCAAAATTAAACCTTTTATTTCTG GGTGCAGAGGGACCTTTATATGCCATTACACTACTTGATATCTTCCTCTACCCTAAAGTTACTACATACTTTGCGTTTATATTCCGAATACCCATAATTATG GGAATCTTAGCCCTAGGACAAGACTTGGTAAAGGTTCTAGAG gggaagaagaagagtctCACCATTGCCTCGATTCACATGGGAGGAGGAGCTATGGTTGCAGCCATTGCATGGAGGCAGATTAGGAAAGGTCGATTCTACTATTGA
- the LOC106357266 gene encoding tip elongation aberrant protein 1 isoform X3 — MRWERVRRQNQQVGLGDSSSGPGKRWGHTCNAIKGGRFVYVFGGFGRDDCLTNQVHVFDAGTQIWTKPVIRGVPPSPRDSHSCTTVGDHLFVFGGTDGKNHLNDLHVLDTSSHTWKCVDVRGEGPEAREAHSATLVGKRIFIFGGCGRSSGSDDEVFYNDLYTLNTETLTWQRAVTAGNPPSARDSHTCSTWKNKIIVVGGEDLDDYYYSDVHILDTETFVWKQKKTSGQVLTPRAGHVTVALERNLFVFGGFTDSQNLYDDLYVLDVETGVWSKLVHAMEEGPSARFSAGAVCLGPYKAGSFFFVGGCNKNLEPLDDIYYLHTDGGYNARFDQTPGRFSLRKQMKLKCQAQKLAVAGTSTNQGRETLPMSIGSMYQGKTVFHARVTENVPLGYSIETIIDGRVLRGFLFSNRHSSAQTAGPSVSSGRKRPAMTDLDCDHGAKSLRTLSEDAAGSSQQAGPVDPSDDANKKEAETAAAASDVKDQDPSQLNMGAVNSETSPVTLDQANVEPLRNETSTDVAAATEAGPGGDSSPQNQDAGTVAAEDEEAEQNPQQH; from the exons ATGAGGTGGGAGAGGGTCCGACGACAAAACCAGCAAGTGGGTCTCGGTGATTCTTCTTCCGGGCCCGGGAAGAGGTGGGGACACACTTGTAACGCCATTAAAGGAGGCAGATTTGTCTACGTTTTCGGTGGGTTTGGTAGAGACGATTGCTTAACCAATCAAGTTCATGTCTTTGACGCTG GAACGCAGATATGGACTAAACCGGTGATCAGAGGCGTGCCGCCTTCTCCGAGAGACAGTCACAGCTGTACAACTGTTGGGGATCACCTATTTGTGTTTGGTGGTACTGATGGGAAGAATCATCTCAATGATCTGCATGTGCTAGATACTT CTTCACATACTTGGAAATGCGTGGATGTTAGAGGTGAAGGACCCGAGGCTAGAGAGGCTCATAGTGCCACGCTTGTAGGCAAACGCATTTTTATATTCGGCGGCTGTGGGAGATCGTCTGGTTCAGATGATGAAGTGTTCTATAATGACCTTTACACACTCAATACAG AGACTTTAACGTGGCAACGAGCTGTAACAGCTGGGAATCCACCCTCTGCACGAGACAGTCACACTTGCTCAACGTGGAAGAACAAAATCATTGTAGTAGGTGGTGAAGATTTGGATGATTATTATTACTCCGATGTTCATATCCTTGATACAG AAACGTTTGTATGGAAGCAGAAGAAAACTTCAGGGCAGGTGTTAACACCTCGAGCTGGTCATGTCACCGTTGCACTCGAGAGGAACTTGTTTGTATTTGGAGGGTTTACAGATTCTCAGAATCTTTATGATGATCTCTATGTGCTTGATGTGG AAACGGGTGTATGGTCCAAGTTAGTTCATGCCATGGAAGAAGGGCCATCTGCTAGATTCTCTGCTGGAGCAGTATGTTTAGGTCCTTACAAGGCTggttcttttttctttgttggtGGCTGCAATAAGAATCTTGAGCCGTTGGATGATATCTACTACCTACACACAG ATGGTGGATACAATGCACGGTTTGATCAAACTCCAGGGAGGTTTTCTCTAAGGAAACAAATGAAGCTAAAATGTCAAGCGCAGAAACTAGCTGTGGCTGGAACCAGCACTAATCAAG GAAGAGAGACTCTCCCTATGAGCATTGGCTCGATGTATCAAGGGAAAACAGTTTTTCACGCCAGAGTTACTGAAAACGTCCCTTTAGGTTACTCTATAGAGACGATCATTGATGGGAGGGTGCTTCGGGGTTTTTTGTTTTCGAACAGACACAGCTCTGCTCAAACGGCAGGTCCAAGCGTTAGCAGTGG CAGGAAAAGGCCTGCTATGACGGATCTTGATTGTGATCATGGAGCAAAGTCACTGAGAACTTTGAGCGAAGATGCAGCAGGTAGTAGCCAACAAGCTGGTCCAGTGGATCCTTCTGATGATGCTAACAAGAAG GAGGCAGAAACCGCTGCTGCTGCCTCTGATGTCAAAGATCAAGATCCTTCTCAACTCAATATG GGCGCTGTGAACTCAGAAACATCACCGGTTACTCTTGATCAGGCGAATGTAGAGCCATTGAGAAATGAGACATCAACAGACGTTGCTGCTGCTACTGAAGCTGGTCCTGGAGGAGATTCATCGCCACAGAACCAAG ATGCAGGAACCGTTGCTGCGGAAGATGAAGAGGCAGAACAGAATCCGCAACAGCATTAA
- the LOC106357266 gene encoding tip elongation aberrant protein 1 isoform X1 codes for MRWERVRRQNQQVGLGDSSSGPGKRWGHTCNAIKGGRFVYVFGGFGRDDCLTNQVHVFDAGTQIWTKPVIRGVPPSPRDSHSCTTVGDHLFVFGGTDGKNHLNDLHVLDTSSHTWKCVDVRGEGPEAREAHSATLVGKRIFIFGGCGRSSGSDDEVFYNDLYTLNTETLTWQRAVTAGNPPSARDSHTCSTWKNKIIVVGGEDLDDYYYSDVHILDTETFVWKQKKTSGQVLTPRAGHVTVALERNLFVFGGFTDSQNLYDDLYVLDVETGVWSKLVHAMEEGPSARFSAGAVCLGPYKAGSFFFVGGCNKNLEPLDDIYYLHTDGGYNARFDQTPGRFSLRKQMKLKCQAQKLAVAGTSTNQGRETLPMSIGSMYQGKTVFHARVTENVPLGYSIETIIDGRVLRGFLFSNRHSSAQTAGPSVSSGRKRPAMTDLDCDHGAKSLRTLSEDAAGSSQQAGPVDPSDDANKKVADSNDMDTSMIEKADANVNIVRQQEAETAAAASDVKDQDPSQLNMGAVNSETSPVTLDQANVEPLRNETSTDVAAATEAGPGGDSSPQNQDAGTVAAEDEEAEQNPQQH; via the exons ATGAGGTGGGAGAGGGTCCGACGACAAAACCAGCAAGTGGGTCTCGGTGATTCTTCTTCCGGGCCCGGGAAGAGGTGGGGACACACTTGTAACGCCATTAAAGGAGGCAGATTTGTCTACGTTTTCGGTGGGTTTGGTAGAGACGATTGCTTAACCAATCAAGTTCATGTCTTTGACGCTG GAACGCAGATATGGACTAAACCGGTGATCAGAGGCGTGCCGCCTTCTCCGAGAGACAGTCACAGCTGTACAACTGTTGGGGATCACCTATTTGTGTTTGGTGGTACTGATGGGAAGAATCATCTCAATGATCTGCATGTGCTAGATACTT CTTCACATACTTGGAAATGCGTGGATGTTAGAGGTGAAGGACCCGAGGCTAGAGAGGCTCATAGTGCCACGCTTGTAGGCAAACGCATTTTTATATTCGGCGGCTGTGGGAGATCGTCTGGTTCAGATGATGAAGTGTTCTATAATGACCTTTACACACTCAATACAG AGACTTTAACGTGGCAACGAGCTGTAACAGCTGGGAATCCACCCTCTGCACGAGACAGTCACACTTGCTCAACGTGGAAGAACAAAATCATTGTAGTAGGTGGTGAAGATTTGGATGATTATTATTACTCCGATGTTCATATCCTTGATACAG AAACGTTTGTATGGAAGCAGAAGAAAACTTCAGGGCAGGTGTTAACACCTCGAGCTGGTCATGTCACCGTTGCACTCGAGAGGAACTTGTTTGTATTTGGAGGGTTTACAGATTCTCAGAATCTTTATGATGATCTCTATGTGCTTGATGTGG AAACGGGTGTATGGTCCAAGTTAGTTCATGCCATGGAAGAAGGGCCATCTGCTAGATTCTCTGCTGGAGCAGTATGTTTAGGTCCTTACAAGGCTggttcttttttctttgttggtGGCTGCAATAAGAATCTTGAGCCGTTGGATGATATCTACTACCTACACACAG ATGGTGGATACAATGCACGGTTTGATCAAACTCCAGGGAGGTTTTCTCTAAGGAAACAAATGAAGCTAAAATGTCAAGCGCAGAAACTAGCTGTGGCTGGAACCAGCACTAATCAAG GAAGAGAGACTCTCCCTATGAGCATTGGCTCGATGTATCAAGGGAAAACAGTTTTTCACGCCAGAGTTACTGAAAACGTCCCTTTAGGTTACTCTATAGAGACGATCATTGATGGGAGGGTGCTTCGGGGTTTTTTGTTTTCGAACAGACACAGCTCTGCTCAAACGGCAGGTCCAAGCGTTAGCAGTGG CAGGAAAAGGCCTGCTATGACGGATCTTGATTGTGATCATGGAGCAAAGTCACTGAGAACTTTGAGCGAAGATGCAGCAGGTAGTAGCCAACAAGCTGGTCCAGTGGATCCTTCTGATGATGCTAACAAGAAGGTTGCAGATTCAAATGATATGGACACGTCTATGATTGAGAAGGCTGATGCCAATGTAAACATTGTGAGACAACAGGAGGCAGAAACCGCTGCTGCTGCCTCTGATGTCAAAGATCAAGATCCTTCTCAACTCAATATG GGCGCTGTGAACTCAGAAACATCACCGGTTACTCTTGATCAGGCGAATGTAGAGCCATTGAGAAATGAGACATCAACAGACGTTGCTGCTGCTACTGAAGCTGGTCCTGGAGGAGATTCATCGCCACAGAACCAAG ATGCAGGAACCGTTGCTGCGGAAGATGAAGAGGCAGAACAGAATCCGCAACAGCATTAA
- the LOC106357266 gene encoding tip elongation aberrant protein 1 isoform X2, with translation MRWERVRRQNQQVGLGDSSSGPGKRWGHTCNAIKGGRFVYVFGGFGRDDCLTNQVHVFDAGTQIWTKPVIRGVPPSPRDSHSCTTVGDHLFVFGGTDGKNHLNDLHVLDTSSHTWKCVDVRGEGPEAREAHSATLVGKRIFIFGGCGRSSGSDDEVFYNDLYTLNTETLTWQRAVTAGNPPSARDSHTCSTWKNKIIVVGGEDLDDYYYSDVHILDTETFVWKQKKTSGQVLTPRAGHVTVALERNLFVFGGFTDSQNLYDDLYVLDVETGVWSKLVHAMEEGPSARFSAGAVCLGPYKAGSFFFVGGCNKNLEPLDDIYYLHTDGGYNARFDQTPGRFSLRKQMKLKCQAQKLAVAGTSTNQGRETLPMSIGSMYQGKTVFHARVTENVPLGYSIETIIDGRVLRGFLFSNRHSSAQTAGPSVSSGKRPAMTDLDCDHGAKSLRTLSEDAAGSSQQAGPVDPSDDANKKVADSNDMDTSMIEKADANVNIVRQQEAETAAAASDVKDQDPSQLNMGAVNSETSPVTLDQANVEPLRNETSTDVAAATEAGPGGDSSPQNQDAGTVAAEDEEAEQNPQQH, from the exons ATGAGGTGGGAGAGGGTCCGACGACAAAACCAGCAAGTGGGTCTCGGTGATTCTTCTTCCGGGCCCGGGAAGAGGTGGGGACACACTTGTAACGCCATTAAAGGAGGCAGATTTGTCTACGTTTTCGGTGGGTTTGGTAGAGACGATTGCTTAACCAATCAAGTTCATGTCTTTGACGCTG GAACGCAGATATGGACTAAACCGGTGATCAGAGGCGTGCCGCCTTCTCCGAGAGACAGTCACAGCTGTACAACTGTTGGGGATCACCTATTTGTGTTTGGTGGTACTGATGGGAAGAATCATCTCAATGATCTGCATGTGCTAGATACTT CTTCACATACTTGGAAATGCGTGGATGTTAGAGGTGAAGGACCCGAGGCTAGAGAGGCTCATAGTGCCACGCTTGTAGGCAAACGCATTTTTATATTCGGCGGCTGTGGGAGATCGTCTGGTTCAGATGATGAAGTGTTCTATAATGACCTTTACACACTCAATACAG AGACTTTAACGTGGCAACGAGCTGTAACAGCTGGGAATCCACCCTCTGCACGAGACAGTCACACTTGCTCAACGTGGAAGAACAAAATCATTGTAGTAGGTGGTGAAGATTTGGATGATTATTATTACTCCGATGTTCATATCCTTGATACAG AAACGTTTGTATGGAAGCAGAAGAAAACTTCAGGGCAGGTGTTAACACCTCGAGCTGGTCATGTCACCGTTGCACTCGAGAGGAACTTGTTTGTATTTGGAGGGTTTACAGATTCTCAGAATCTTTATGATGATCTCTATGTGCTTGATGTGG AAACGGGTGTATGGTCCAAGTTAGTTCATGCCATGGAAGAAGGGCCATCTGCTAGATTCTCTGCTGGAGCAGTATGTTTAGGTCCTTACAAGGCTggttcttttttctttgttggtGGCTGCAATAAGAATCTTGAGCCGTTGGATGATATCTACTACCTACACACAG ATGGTGGATACAATGCACGGTTTGATCAAACTCCAGGGAGGTTTTCTCTAAGGAAACAAATGAAGCTAAAATGTCAAGCGCAGAAACTAGCTGTGGCTGGAACCAGCACTAATCAAG GAAGAGAGACTCTCCCTATGAGCATTGGCTCGATGTATCAAGGGAAAACAGTTTTTCACGCCAGAGTTACTGAAAACGTCCCTTTAGGTTACTCTATAGAGACGATCATTGATGGGAGGGTGCTTCGGGGTTTTTTGTTTTCGAACAGACACAGCTCTGCTCAAACGGCAGGTCCAAGCGTTAGCAGTGG GAAAAGGCCTGCTATGACGGATCTTGATTGTGATCATGGAGCAAAGTCACTGAGAACTTTGAGCGAAGATGCAGCAGGTAGTAGCCAACAAGCTGGTCCAGTGGATCCTTCTGATGATGCTAACAAGAAGGTTGCAGATTCAAATGATATGGACACGTCTATGATTGAGAAGGCTGATGCCAATGTAAACATTGTGAGACAACAGGAGGCAGAAACCGCTGCTGCTGCCTCTGATGTCAAAGATCAAGATCCTTCTCAACTCAATATG GGCGCTGTGAACTCAGAAACATCACCGGTTACTCTTGATCAGGCGAATGTAGAGCCATTGAGAAATGAGACATCAACAGACGTTGCTGCTGCTACTGAAGCTGGTCCTGGAGGAGATTCATCGCCACAGAACCAAG ATGCAGGAACCGTTGCTGCGGAAGATGAAGAGGCAGAACAGAATCCGCAACAGCATTAA